In Terriglobales bacterium, the following are encoded in one genomic region:
- a CDS encoding amidohydrolase family protein, with protein sequence MAVFVLLLSASLAFGQKPAKKAAAASPEQAIVLRGGKLLTITHGVIEDGVLVMENGKITAVGKSGTVAIPKGARVIEVQGMTVYPGLIDSETNLGLTEISAVQSSNDLIEMSDEIMPHMHVYDAFHAESSLIPVTRVNGVTNAIVAPESQDTLPGQDSFIQLAGRDRDQMLLLRDLALPMNFTGAQRRNRSFESAKYPFTRMGMATQLRQSFLDAQEYGRKLADYQKKLAEWQKEKKGAEPMEPKRDLKLEALLPYLAGSKPVVLSAEESNDLQTAVDLAHEFNLRIVLNHLTHAQSILDYIAALKVPVIVGPIYDFPHDDQRYDAVYRLPAELAQRGVKIAFASYDSHNARNLPYAAGYAVAWGLPYDEALKALTLNPAEIWGVSDQLGSLDVGKMANVVVANGDPLDVRTDVKMVFIQGRETSMRTRQTDLRDQYMGK encoded by the coding sequence GTGGCCGTTTTTGTCCTTCTCCTTTCGGCCTCGCTGGCATTCGGACAGAAACCTGCGAAGAAGGCGGCGGCCGCTTCCCCGGAGCAGGCCATCGTGCTGCGCGGGGGCAAGCTGCTGACCATCACCCACGGCGTCATCGAAGACGGCGTGCTGGTGATGGAGAACGGCAAGATCACCGCCGTCGGCAAGTCCGGCACGGTGGCCATCCCCAAGGGCGCGCGCGTCATCGAGGTGCAGGGGATGACCGTCTATCCCGGGCTCATCGACTCCGAGACCAACCTGGGTCTGACCGAGATCTCGGCGGTGCAGTCGAGCAACGACCTCATCGAGATGAGCGACGAGATCATGCCCCACATGCACGTCTACGACGCCTTCCACGCCGAGAGTTCGCTCATCCCCGTCACCCGGGTGAACGGCGTGACCAACGCCATCGTGGCGCCCGAGAGCCAGGACACGCTGCCGGGGCAGGATTCCTTCATCCAGCTCGCCGGGCGCGACCGCGACCAGATGCTGCTGCTGCGCGACCTCGCCCTGCCCATGAACTTCACCGGAGCGCAGCGCCGCAACCGCTCCTTCGAGAGCGCCAAGTATCCCTTCACCCGCATGGGGATGGCCACGCAGTTGCGCCAGTCCTTCCTCGACGCCCAGGAGTACGGGCGCAAGCTCGCCGACTATCAGAAGAAGTTGGCCGAGTGGCAGAAGGAGAAGAAGGGCGCGGAGCCGATGGAGCCCAAGCGCGATCTCAAGCTCGAGGCCCTGCTGCCCTATCTGGCGGGCTCGAAGCCGGTGGTGCTCAGCGCCGAAGAATCCAACGACCTGCAGACGGCGGTGGACCTGGCGCACGAGTTCAACCTCAGGATCGTACTCAACCACCTCACCCACGCGCAGAGCATCCTGGACTACATCGCGGCGCTGAAGGTGCCGGTCATCGTGGGACCCATCTACGACTTCCCCCACGACGACCAGCGCTATGACGCGGTCTACCGGCTGCCGGCCGAGCTGGCACAGCGCGGAGTGAAGATCGCCTTCGCCTCCTACGACTCGCACAACGCCCGCAACCTGCCTTATGCGGCCGGCTACGCCGTGGCCTGGGGCCTGCCCTACGACGAGGCCCTCAAGGCCCTCACCCTGAACCCGGCGGAGATCTGGGGCGTCTCCGACCAGTTGGGCTCGCTCGACGTGGGCAAGATGGCCAACGTGGTGGTCGCCAACGGTGATCCCCTGGATGTTCGCACCGACGTGAAGATGGTCTTCATCCAGGGCCGCGAGACTTCCATGCGCACGCGCCAGACCGACCTGCGCGACCAGTA